From the Flavobacterium galactosidilyticum genome, one window contains:
- a CDS encoding HIT family protein, protein MSSIFTKIVNGEIPCYKIAEDENFLAFLDVNPNAKGHTLCIPKQEIDKIFEIEDDLYIGLMQFSKKIANALEKTVPCLRVGMAVVGLEVPHAHVHLIPLNEMDEMRFQNKVSLSKEEFEVLAQNIKENL, encoded by the coding sequence ATGTCAAGTATTTTTACCAAAATAGTTAACGGAGAAATTCCTTGTTACAAGATTGCTGAAGACGAAAACTTTTTGGCCTTTTTGGATGTAAATCCTAACGCTAAAGGGCACACGCTTTGTATTCCAAAACAAGAAATCGACAAGATTTTTGAAATTGAAGACGATTTGTATATTGGATTAATGCAATTTTCTAAAAAAATCGCAAATGCTTTAGAAAAAACGGTTCCATGTCTCCGAGTAGGAATGGCCGTTGTTGGTCTTGAAGTGCCGCACGCTCACGTACATTTGATTCCGCTGAATGAAATGGACGAAATGCGTTTTCAAAATAAAGTTTCATTATCTAAAGAAGAATTTGAAGTTTTAGCACAAAATATAAAAGAGAATTTATAG
- the greA gene encoding transcription elongation factor GreA has product MSTVSYYTADGLKKLREELDYLKSVMRPKASADIAEARDKGDLSENAEYDAAKEAQGMLEMRIAKLEEVHSNARLIDETHLDLSKVLVLSNVKIKNQTNGMEMKYTLVAESEADLKAGKISVTSPIGKGLLGKSLGEVAEITVPNGVLKFEILEITRD; this is encoded by the coding sequence ATGAGTACAGTATCGTATTACACCGCTGATGGTTTAAAAAAATTAAGGGAAGAGTTAGATTATTTAAAAAGCGTTATGCGTCCAAAAGCCTCAGCTGATATAGCAGAAGCAAGGGATAAAGGGGATCTTTCTGAAAACGCAGAATATGATGCCGCTAAAGAGGCGCAGGGAATGCTTGAAATGCGTATTGCTAAATTAGAGGAAGTACATTCTAACGCTCGTTTGATTGATGAAACCCATTTAGATCTTTCTAAAGTTTTGGTATTATCTAATGTGAAAATCAAAAACCAAACTAACGGAATGGAAATGAAGTACACTTTAGTTGCTGAAAGTGAAGCCGATTTAAAAGCTGGGAAAATCTCTGTAACCTCACCAATAGGGAAAGGTTTACTAGGAAAATCATTAGGAGAAGTTGCTGAAATTACGGTTCCAAACGGTGTTTTGAAATTCGAAATTTTAGAAATAACAAGAGACTAA
- a CDS encoding Rieske (2Fe-2S) protein — protein sequence MKKYAALFLLLPLFLSCSDSGIRSNNPYLPNYSVLIDLNLNLPEYSNLKFVSNAVLIPAKGVRGVVVFNTGSGYKAFDIACPNQALASCSTMTLKGITLVCPCDKEEYSLFSGQGKLQYPLKEYRVQVNGDVIRVYN from the coding sequence ATGAAAAAATACGCTGCCCTTTTTTTACTCCTTCCTTTATTTTTATCTTGTAGCGATTCTGGCATTAGGAGTAATAACCCGTACTTACCTAATTATTCTGTGCTTATAGACCTCAACTTAAATTTACCTGAATACTCAAATCTAAAGTTTGTGAGTAATGCGGTTTTAATTCCCGCAAAAGGAGTGCGTGGTGTTGTAGTTTTCAATACTGGAAGTGGCTACAAAGCCTTTGATATTGCTTGCCCTAATCAGGCTTTAGCTTCCTGCTCAACAATGACTTTAAAAGGCATTACTCTCGTTTGCCCATGCGATAAAGAAGAATACAGCTTGTTTAGCGGTCAAGGAAAATTACAATATCCATTGAAAGAATATCGTGTTCAAGTTAACGGTGATGTGATTAGAGTTTATAATTAA